A part of Pectinatus sottacetonis genomic DNA contains:
- the rpoD gene encoding RNA polymerase sigma factor RpoD codes for MQQVTKQASTTVSQSAEFIKKLLTKGQKKGGVLTYGEVMEALQNIDLSPEEIDELYEKFTKKGINFVDEADEKKSHKKGSSDDKSDDDIDLSIPEGINIDDPVRMYLKEIGRVPLLSADEEITLAKQMEQGSIAAQKKLAEANLRLVVSIAKRYVGRGMLFLDLIQEGNLGLIKAVEKFDYNKGYKFSTYATWWIRQAITRAIADQARTIRIPVHMVETINKLIRVSRQLLQSLGRDPAPEEIAKEMDVSVERVREIMKIAQEPVSLETPIGEEEDSHLGDFIEDHDAPAPADAASFVLLKEQLEEVLKTLTPREEKVLRLRFGLDDGRARTLEEVGQSFGVTRERIRQIEAKALRKLRHPSRSKKLKDFLE; via the coding sequence ATGCAACAAGTAACTAAACAAGCATCTACGACTGTCTCGCAAAGTGCCGAATTTATAAAAAAGTTACTCACAAAAGGACAAAAAAAAGGCGGCGTTCTGACATATGGTGAGGTTATGGAAGCTCTACAGAACATTGATTTGTCACCAGAAGAAATAGATGAGTTATATGAAAAATTTACCAAAAAGGGTATAAATTTCGTTGACGAAGCTGATGAAAAAAAATCACATAAAAAGGGCTCCTCTGATGATAAATCGGATGACGATATTGATCTTAGCATTCCAGAAGGAATAAATATTGATGATCCGGTTCGTATGTACCTCAAAGAAATTGGGCGAGTTCCTCTGCTTAGTGCTGATGAAGAAATCACATTAGCAAAACAGATGGAACAGGGCAGTATTGCCGCTCAAAAGAAATTGGCAGAAGCTAATCTGCGGCTAGTTGTCAGCATTGCTAAAAGATATGTTGGCCGTGGGATGCTTTTCCTTGACCTTATACAAGAAGGTAATCTCGGTTTAATAAAGGCTGTAGAAAAATTTGATTACAATAAAGGCTATAAATTCAGTACTTATGCCACATGGTGGATACGACAGGCTATAACACGTGCCATTGCCGACCAGGCAAGAACCATCCGTATTCCTGTTCACATGGTAGAAACAATAAACAAACTTATTCGTGTTTCACGTCAACTTTTACAATCCCTAGGACGTGATCCGGCACCAGAAGAAATTGCCAAGGAAATGGATGTAAGTGTTGAACGGGTTCGCGAAATTATGAAAATTGCCCAGGAACCGGTATCTTTGGAAACTCCTATAGGAGAAGAAGAAGATTCACATCTTGGTGATTTCATTGAAGACCATGATGCTCCTGCTCCCGCTGATGCAGCTTCTTTTGTCCTGCTAAAGGAACAGCTTGAAGAGGTTTTAAAAACACTTACTCCTAGAGAAGAAAAAGTATTGCGACTGCGTTTCGGCCTGGATGACGGGCGAGCCAGAACACTGGAAGAAGTCGGTCAGAGTTTTGGCGTTACACGTGAACGTATTCGCCAAATAGAAGCAAAAGCCTTGCGGAAACTGCGTCATCCCAGTCGTAGTAAAAAGTTAAAAGATTTCCTCGAATAA
- a CDS encoding uracil-DNA glycosylase, translated as MEIFKNDWAQYLNAELKEDYYLKLREFLKEEYKNRIIYPSMYDIFNALHYTSYHECKVVILGQDPYHGPGQAHGLSFSVKPGVKSPPSLINIFKELHDDLGCRVPNNGCLKAWAQQGVLLLNTVLTVRERQANSHKGLGWERFTDKVISLLNEREKPVAFILWGAPARRKKAMITNPWHFIVESAHPSPLSAFNGFFGSRPFSKVNNFLINNGQKAINWQIPDIN; from the coding sequence ATGGAAATTTTTAAGAATGACTGGGCGCAGTACCTTAATGCGGAATTAAAGGAAGACTATTATTTAAAATTACGTGAATTTTTGAAAGAGGAATATAAGAATAGAATAATATATCCGAGTATGTATGATATATTTAATGCTTTGCATTATACAAGCTACCATGAGTGCAAGGTGGTAATTTTGGGGCAGGATCCATATCACGGGCCGGGACAGGCTCATGGACTTAGTTTTTCAGTAAAGCCAGGAGTAAAGTCACCGCCGTCGCTTATTAATATATTTAAAGAATTACATGATGACCTGGGATGCAGGGTTCCCAATAATGGCTGTCTTAAAGCATGGGCACAGCAAGGGGTATTGCTCTTAAATACAGTATTGACTGTGCGCGAACGTCAGGCTAATTCGCATAAAGGTCTTGGTTGGGAAAGGTTTACTGATAAAGTAATCTCGCTTTTAAATGAACGGGAAAAACCTGTTGCTTTTATTTTATGGGGAGCACCGGCCAGACGTAAAAAAGCAATGATTACAAATCCCTGGCATTTTATTGTAGAATCGGCGCATCCTAGTCCGCTATCAGCGTTTAATGGCTTTTTTGGCAGCAGGCCTTTTTCAAAAGTAAATAATTTTTTGATAAATAATGGTCAAAAGGCAATTAATTGGCAGATTCCTGATATAAATTAA
- the trmB gene encoding tRNA (guanosine(46)-N7)-methyltransferase TrmB — MRLRRKPWIEDAIFQFKDFVFIKDNFNAVDLKGNWHNIFANEAPLYVELGTGKGDFISQAAKNHPEINFLGLELQQDIIYHAAEKVNEAELTNVRLAVFDINHIEELLDSNEVQRFYINFCDPWPKKRHAKRRLTYISFLQKYSDLLVSGGELFFKTDNRPLFDFSLEQFKEAGCNLKNINYDLHSGDILQEDYMTEYERKFSAFGEKINRCEVVFP; from the coding sequence TTGCGATTACGTAGGAAACCATGGATAGAAGACGCTATTTTTCAGTTTAAAGATTTTGTTTTTATTAAAGATAATTTTAATGCTGTGGATTTAAAGGGAAATTGGCATAATATTTTTGCTAATGAAGCTCCCTTATATGTGGAGCTGGGAACAGGCAAGGGGGATTTTATCAGCCAGGCAGCAAAGAACCATCCCGAGATTAATTTTCTGGGTTTGGAATTACAGCAGGATATTATTTATCATGCAGCAGAGAAAGTCAATGAGGCTGAGTTAACCAATGTTCGTTTAGCTGTTTTTGACATAAATCACATTGAGGAATTACTTGATAGTAATGAAGTGCAGAGATTCTATATAAATTTTTGCGATCCGTGGCCCAAAAAACGGCATGCCAAAAGAAGATTGACATATATAAGTTTTTTGCAGAAATATAGTGATTTGCTGGTATCGGGTGGTGAGCTGTTTTTTAAAACGGATAACAGACCGCTATTTGATTTTTCCTTGGAACAGTTTAAAGAAGCGGGCTGTAATTTGAAAAATATAAATTATGATTTACATAGCGGCGATATTTTGCAGGAAGATTATATGACTGAGTATGAACGTAAATTTAGTGCGTTTGGTGAGAAAATAAATCGTTGTGAGGTTGTATTTCCTTGA
- the eam gene encoding glutamate 2,3-aminomutase has product MNSYKKIRKIVNFTEEEKRDMALKRVTTLKKKIKNYIEKKASIKTGFDIQDEYSAKKNLLLKYFSATNKDWNNWHWQLSHRITNVKNLRALSSFPDTVLKEIETVQSTFRWAVSPHYLSLINEKDPMDPIKMQSIPSIKETVHTGVADPMAEEFTSPAPCIVRRYPDRLIINVTNQCAMYCRHCQRRRNIGETDHQAAKTDINAALNYIRDNNEIRDVLVTGGDALLLNDNMLDWILTELDNIPHVEIKRIGTRTLVTLPQRVTDELCYILKKHPPVYINTQFNHPREITPESKTACDKLASAGVIMGNQSVLLKGINDDPDIIKKLNQELLKIRIRPYYLFQAKPVEGTMHFVTSIDKGLEIMKNLRGYTSGMAIPSYIVNAPNGYGKIPLLPEYIIDKHNNKLHLRTWEDRIIEYET; this is encoded by the coding sequence ATGAATAGTTATAAGAAAATAAGAAAAATTGTCAATTTTACCGAAGAAGAAAAAAGAGATATGGCATTGAAACGCGTAACAACATTAAAAAAGAAAATAAAAAACTATATTGAGAAAAAAGCTTCTATAAAAACTGGTTTTGACATACAGGACGAATATTCTGCCAAAAAAAATCTTTTATTAAAATATTTTTCTGCTACTAACAAAGATTGGAATAACTGGCATTGGCAGCTTTCTCACAGAATAACAAATGTAAAAAATTTAAGGGCACTCAGCAGCTTTCCTGATACAGTGTTAAAAGAAATAGAAACAGTCCAAAGCACCTTCCGCTGGGCTGTTTCACCTCATTATCTTTCCCTCATCAATGAAAAAGACCCTATGGACCCTATAAAAATGCAAAGCATTCCTTCTATAAAAGAAACTGTCCACACCGGAGTAGCAGACCCAATGGCTGAAGAATTTACTTCTCCGGCTCCCTGTATCGTCAGGAGATACCCCGACAGACTAATAATCAATGTTACTAATCAATGCGCAATGTACTGCCGCCATTGCCAAAGGCGCAGAAATATTGGTGAAACCGATCATCAAGCTGCTAAAACAGACATCAATGCAGCACTTAATTATATCCGTGATAATAATGAAATACGTGACGTTCTTGTAACCGGTGGAGATGCCTTGCTGCTAAATGACAATATGCTCGATTGGATCTTAACTGAACTGGACAATATTCCCCATGTCGAAATTAAACGCATCGGTACACGTACACTTGTCACCCTGCCACAGCGAGTTACTGATGAATTGTGCTATATATTAAAAAAACATCCACCCGTCTATATCAACACCCAATTTAACCATCCCAGAGAAATTACCCCGGAAAGCAAAACAGCTTGTGACAAATTAGCCAGTGCCGGTGTTATTATGGGCAACCAATCCGTTTTATTAAAGGGTATAAACGATGATCCTGATATAATAAAAAAATTAAACCAGGAATTATTAAAAATCCGCATACGGCCCTATTATCTATTTCAGGCCAAGCCGGTAGAAGGCACCATGCATTTTGTGACCTCTATTGATAAAGGCCTGGAAATAATGAAAAATCTGCGTGGTTATACTTCCGGTATGGCAATTCCCTCTTACATTGTAAATGCTCCTAATGGTTACGGAAAAATTCCCCTTTTACCTGAATATATAATAGACAAACATAACAACAAACTACATCTGCGAACTTGGGAAGATCGCATCATAGAATATGAAACATAA
- a CDS encoding S-adenosylmethionine decarboxylase family protein, whose protein sequence is MKILARQLAIDMYNCKPEKIVNIDLLSVALKNTLHKVGLTVLEMNIKRVEQDHFIVFIPLMEGHFTTHIYSTLRYVAIDLFICNQDSSSEKAVRALRKVIKPEKIKITYLCRGDFGTISDMKPHIKVRTAPLRRIQNTGVKVIHLLPGRKFVKKLRRKNKQNIEN, encoded by the coding sequence GTGAAAATTTTAGCACGTCAGCTCGCAATTGATATGTATAATTGCAAACCTGAAAAAATAGTAAATATTGATTTACTGTCTGTTGCTTTAAAAAATACTCTCCATAAAGTTGGATTAACCGTATTAGAAATGAATATAAAACGGGTAGAACAAGATCATTTTATTGTTTTCATCCCACTTATGGAGGGGCACTTTACTACTCATATCTATTCTACTCTGCGTTATGTCGCTATAGATTTATTTATCTGCAATCAGGATAGTTCTTCTGAAAAAGCTGTCCGTGCTTTAAGAAAAGTTATAAAACCAGAAAAAATAAAAATAACTTATTTATGCCGTGGTGATTTTGGAACTATTTCTGATATGAAACCACACATTAAAGTACGTACTGCCCCATTACGACGTATTCAAAATACAGGAGTAAAGGTAATCCACTTATTGCCAGGACGTAAGTTTGTAAAAAAATTACGCCGAAAAAATAAACAAAATATAGAAAACTAA
- a CDS encoding thiamine pyrophosphate-dependent enzyme, with translation MMERTYEKYFRQNRLPHIWCPGCGNGIVMKAIVQAVEKEKLSRDNTVIVSGIGCSSRASGYMDFDTLHTAHGRAIPFATGIKLANPELNVIVITGDGDCTAIGGNHFIHGARRNIDLTVVLFNNTIYGMTGGQASPMTPLHKKATTAPYGSVDRPFNACYLAQAAGAAYVARSTAFHVQHLTDMIADGISCEGFSFIEAIVQCPTAYGRKNKLPDPADMMKWMRDSAVMKSAWDKLPEEKKTDKFPIGLFYKHKFVEYTKAYDEVIKAAQGGNK, from the coding sequence ATGATGGAACGTACATATGAAAAATATTTTCGTCAGAATCGTTTACCCCATATATGGTGTCCGGGCTGCGGCAATGGTATTGTTATGAAGGCAATTGTCCAGGCTGTAGAAAAAGAAAAACTTTCTCGTGATAATACAGTTATAGTTTCCGGTATTGGTTGTTCATCAAGAGCCTCTGGTTATATGGATTTTGATACCCTGCATACTGCGCACGGCAGGGCAATCCCTTTTGCTACGGGAATAAAATTGGCTAATCCGGAATTGAATGTTATTGTTATAACCGGTGATGGTGATTGTACCGCGATTGGAGGAAATCATTTTATTCACGGAGCAAGAAGAAATATTGATTTGACAGTTGTTCTTTTCAATAATACTATTTATGGAATGACTGGAGGACAAGCTTCGCCCATGACACCACTGCATAAAAAAGCGACTACGGCACCTTACGGTAGTGTAGATCGTCCATTTAATGCCTGTTATTTGGCTCAGGCAGCCGGAGCAGCTTATGTTGCTCGCAGTACGGCGTTTCATGTGCAGCATTTGACAGACATGATAGCTGATGGAATAAGCTGTGAGGGCTTTTCCTTTATTGAGGCAATTGTGCAATGCCCAACAGCTTATGGTCGTAAAAATAAGCTGCCCGATCCAGCTGATATGATGAAATGGATGCGTGATAGTGCAGTGATGAAATCAGCATGGGATAAACTGCCGGAAGAAAAGAAAACTGATAAGTTCCCTATAGGTTTATTTTATAAGCATAAATTTGTAGAATATACGAAAGCTTATGATGAAGTAATCAAAGCAGCGCAGGGGGGAAATAAATAA
- a CDS encoding DUF4127 family protein — protein MNKLHKRSIFLVLAVITFAAVFHYIYFADTQGKYKIPEQKYSKNVVLIPLDGRPPCRKFVIDAGRLADIKIETPPQQIMDYYTKAGNTKALCDWLKENASFSNGIIVSADQLLYGGLLASRRSFGKNTDQQFLWYTLDTVHQENPSLPVYVFSILPRITPPNSVDSADDIKNLIKYSRLTDKIIFSHNKKDINELDKLQRKISKKYLAQYVDLYNKNLLLNKRLVDLAKQGIITKLVIGQDDGEKYGIPNIERRKLKTYIKQTGTENNVIITHGADEVAMSLLFNMAETIRRENYHPRIFAAYNAPQSEDIILPYMAADVKKIVEEKVSLAGGTIVTSPENADFILYLHIGTKKNLSTRYFDAMRIKKWLSEGKKVALVDLSKNFRADETVFPILLSNDVPVNQLIAYSGWNTASNSIGTAVAQAGLYTMMGKYALNDNDKLRLIYDNLTILYDHFVEDYFYLKGTLYAVNTVLRKAGINNVNDLDMDNSYLWANYMLEKSLQRQIDKFAYCEASREPIKFKTAYGIKNIYLRNIKIKAFFPWPRTFEINTDVKFTMDSGQSRNIMHNSKDD, from the coding sequence ATGAATAAATTGCATAAACGAAGTATATTTTTAGTATTGGCTGTAATCACTTTTGCAGCAGTTTTTCACTATATATATTTTGCAGATACACAGGGTAAATATAAAATACCTGAACAAAAATATAGTAAAAATGTAGTACTTATACCGTTAGACGGTCGGCCTCCTTGTAGAAAATTTGTCATTGATGCCGGAAGGCTGGCTGATATAAAAATAGAGACACCGCCGCAGCAAATTATGGATTATTATACTAAAGCTGGCAATACAAAAGCACTTTGTGATTGGTTAAAAGAGAATGCTTCTTTTTCAAACGGGATAATTGTATCAGCAGATCAGCTTTTATACGGTGGCTTGCTGGCATCACGGCGGTCGTTTGGCAAAAATACCGATCAGCAGTTTTTATGGTATACGCTCGATACTGTTCATCAGGAAAATCCTTCTCTGCCGGTATACGTATTCAGCATATTACCGCGTATAACGCCGCCAAATAGTGTCGATTCAGCGGATGATATAAAAAATCTTATTAAATATTCGCGTTTGACTGATAAAATAATCTTTAGTCATAATAAAAAAGACATTAATGAATTAGATAAGCTACAACGTAAAATTTCTAAGAAATATTTGGCACAGTATGTGGACTTATACAATAAAAATTTACTTTTAAATAAAAGGCTGGTTGATTTGGCAAAACAGGGAATAATAACTAAATTGGTTATAGGTCAGGATGATGGAGAAAAATATGGCATTCCCAATATAGAAAGAAGAAAATTGAAAACATATATTAAACAGACTGGAACAGAGAATAATGTGATAATAACACATGGTGCTGATGAAGTAGCTATGTCATTATTATTTAATATGGCAGAAACAATAAGAAGAGAAAATTATCATCCGCGTATTTTTGCGGCATATAATGCACCACAGTCAGAAGATATAATATTACCCTATATGGCGGCTGATGTTAAAAAAATAGTAGAGGAAAAAGTATCATTGGCAGGAGGAACTATAGTCACTTCGCCGGAAAATGCCGATTTTATATTGTATCTTCATATTGGAACAAAAAAAAATTTATCTACACGATATTTTGATGCTATGCGTATAAAAAAATGGCTTAGTGAAGGGAAAAAAGTTGCTTTGGTCGATTTGAGCAAAAATTTTCGAGCCGATGAGACGGTTTTTCCCATATTATTGTCTAATGATGTTCCGGTTAATCAATTGATAGCATATTCGGGCTGGAATACAGCCAGCAATTCAATAGGGACAGCCGTGGCACAGGCTGGTTTATATACAATGATGGGGAAATATGCATTAAATGATAATGATAAACTGCGATTAATTTATGATAATCTTACAATATTGTATGATCATTTTGTTGAGGATTATTTTTATTTAAAAGGAACTTTATATGCTGTGAATACAGTTTTGCGCAAAGCAGGGATAAATAATGTTAACGATCTCGATATGGATAATAGCTATCTATGGGCAAATTATATGTTAGAAAAATCGTTGCAAAGACAAATTGATAAATTTGCCTATTGTGAGGCTTCTCGTGAGCCAATAAAATTTAAAACGGCATATGGAATAAAAAATATATATTTGCGTAATATAAAAATAAAGGCATTTTTCCCTTGGCCAAGAACTTTTGAAATAAATACGGATGTAAAATTTACTATGGACAGTGGACAATCACGTAATATTATGCATAATAGTAAGGATGATTGA
- a CDS encoding 4Fe-4S binding protein, whose translation MNVEILLKSERCKGCGICVAFCPKKVLQLDTLGHCSVVNPEACIACGQCELRCPDYAIFVDKKVGA comes from the coding sequence ATGAATGTGGAAATATTGTTGAAGTCAGAACGCTGTAAAGGATGTGGAATTTGCGTAGCTTTTTGTCCTAAAAAAGTATTGCAGCTCGATACATTGGGACACTGTAGTGTAGTAAATCCTGAAGCATGCATTGCCTGTGGTCAATGCGAATTGCGTTGTCCTGATTATGCAATTTTTGTTGATAAGAAGGTGGGTGCATGA
- a CDS encoding FtsW/RodA/SpoVE family cell cycle protein: MKKLKKNELSAKKHFWMNDMEAIFVIMMILIIIGMVNVFSASFVTAEMTFKNPYFFLVRHLISIGVGALLFIVAANFNYHKLRTFVPVLMVFTLAALVFVLFMGTSVNGARRWVGLGSMQFQPSEIAKIVCIIMTASFLGGKIDKHRTISLFNRTFLIVLLMAAAVEFEPDMGTAVLIGGIPVLMHFIAGMKTKWISYALLVVGVLFGLLITFQSYRIDRIKSWYDPWSQSQGFGYQTVQSLSAIGSGGLFGMGLGKGISKYSYLPEAHTDFAFAVFSQENGLIAVLFVFFLYAALAVYCGKIAKRAYDGFGKMLACGIMLLIVGQAAANLYMVVGLLPVVGVPLPFISYGGTSLILNMVSIGILINIGRYAKKANKKAYNNSLERSKASTTERRRMIHRLK; the protein is encoded by the coding sequence TTGAAAAAACTTAAAAAAAATGAACTGTCGGCAAAAAAACATTTTTGGATGAATGATATGGAAGCAATATTTGTCATAATGATGATTCTTATTATCATAGGCATGGTAAATGTTTTCAGTGCCAGTTTCGTAACGGCAGAAATGACATTCAAAAATCCATATTTTTTTCTGGTTAGGCATTTGATCAGTATAGGTGTGGGCGCGCTGTTGTTCATTGTTGCTGCTAATTTTAATTATCATAAACTAAGGACATTTGTTCCTGTTTTAATGGTTTTTACTTTGGCAGCGCTTGTTTTTGTTTTATTTATGGGAACTAGTGTAAATGGTGCCAGACGATGGGTAGGGCTTGGTAGTATGCAGTTTCAGCCATCAGAAATTGCTAAAATTGTTTGTATTATAATGACGGCCTCTTTTTTAGGGGGGAAGATTGATAAACATAGAACTATTTCTTTATTTAATAGGACTTTTCTAATAGTTTTGCTGATGGCAGCGGCTGTTGAATTTGAACCTGATATGGGTACAGCTGTTCTGATTGGCGGCATTCCTGTATTGATGCATTTTATTGCCGGAATGAAAACTAAATGGATATCCTATGCGCTTTTAGTTGTAGGGGTTTTGTTTGGTCTGCTCATTACATTTCAGTCATATCGTATAGATAGAATCAAAAGTTGGTATGACCCGTGGTCACAGTCACAGGGATTTGGTTATCAGACGGTGCAGTCTTTATCGGCAATAGGTTCAGGCGGACTTTTTGGGATGGGACTGGGGAAGGGAATAAGTAAATACTCTTACTTACCAGAAGCACACACAGATTTTGCCTTTGCAGTTTTTAGCCAGGAAAATGGATTGATTGCAGTTTTATTTGTATTTTTTTTATATGCTGCATTGGCTGTTTATTGCGGGAAAATAGCTAAGCGGGCCTATGATGGATTTGGTAAAATGCTGGCTTGTGGTATAATGCTGCTGATTGTAGGACAAGCAGCGGCAAATTTGTATATGGTTGTTGGATTACTGCCTGTTGTCGGTGTGCCACTGCCTTTTATAAGCTATGGAGGGACTTCGCTTATTTTGAATATGGTCAGTATAGGTATATTGATCAATATAGGAAGATATGCAAAGAAGGCAAATAAAAAAGCTTATAATAATTCATTGGAAAGGAGTAAAGCATCAACAACTGAACGCCGGAGGATGATACATAGGTTAAAATAA
- a CDS encoding 2-oxoacid:acceptor oxidoreductase family protein has translation MMKQLRLSGSGGQGVITAAIIFAEAAMNEGRQVVQSQSYGPEARGGASKAEVIIADEVIYHPKIINPDIVLSLTQKAADKYYKDLDKTNGLLVVDEDLVPNVPNFPNVVKVPVTRIASEKVGKTLFTNIVALGVLVKLSELVSFDSIKKSVEQRVPAHTVAQNIKALELGYNAV, from the coding sequence ATAATGAAACAATTACGGTTATCAGGTTCTGGTGGACAGGGAGTTATTACTGCGGCAATTATTTTTGCTGAAGCTGCGATGAATGAAGGCAGGCAGGTTGTACAATCACAGTCTTATGGACCGGAAGCACGTGGCGGGGCATCTAAGGCTGAAGTTATTATTGCCGATGAAGTAATATATCATCCTAAAATTATTAATCCTGATATTGTTTTATCGCTTACACAGAAAGCGGCTGATAAGTATTATAAGGATCTTGATAAGACAAATGGGCTTCTCGTAGTTGATGAAGATTTAGTACCCAATGTACCGAATTTTCCTAATGTAGTTAAAGTTCCGGTAACACGTATAGCTTCGGAAAAAGTGGGGAAAACATTGTTTACTAATATTGTAGCATTAGGTGTATTGGTAAAATTATCAGAGCTGGTTTCATTTGACAGCATTAAAAAATCAGTAGAACAGCGTGTGCCAGCACATACAGTTGCCCAGAATATAAAGGCATTGGAACTAGGATATAATGCTGTATGA
- a CDS encoding 2-oxoacid:acceptor oxidoreductase subunit alpha, translating into MKKMRLLQGNEACAAGAIAAGVRFFGGYPITPSTEIAETMARDLPSVGGHFIQMEDEIGGMGVVLGASLAGKKVLTATSGPGFSLKQELIGYAACAEIPVVIVNVQRVGPSTGQPTSPSQGDVMQARWGTHGDHPMIALSPWTVKETFDAAVMAVNYAERFRTPVILLMDEIIGHLRENVQLPETAELNIYPRRKPVKTRAEGYEPYKPEADMVPNPADFGTGYHIHVTGLVHDYTGFPSGSPVVTEEFIDRLHKKIAIAQDEITHYDAFFMDDAEYAVVSYGGVARTAYEAVRQAREKGLKVGMIRLMTIWPFADKIIRKTADKVKAILVPELNYGQLKYEVERAAMGKCPIKLLAKYNTEIFTPTEILTAITSLKGEF; encoded by the coding sequence ATGAAAAAAATGAGATTACTTCAAGGCAATGAAGCCTGTGCAGCAGGGGCGATAGCAGCTGGAGTCAGATTTTTTGGTGGTTATCCGATAACACCGTCAACAGAAATAGCTGAAACCATGGCAAGAGATTTGCCGTCTGTCGGGGGGCATTTTATTCAGATGGAAGATGAAATCGGCGGAATGGGAGTAGTTTTGGGAGCTTCTCTGGCAGGGAAAAAGGTCTTAACAGCAACTTCTGGACCCGGTTTTTCGCTGAAGCAGGAACTTATCGGTTACGCGGCATGTGCAGAAATACCAGTAGTAATAGTCAATGTGCAGAGAGTGGGGCCGTCAACGGGGCAGCCAACATCACCGTCGCAGGGGGATGTCATGCAAGCGCGCTGGGGAACACATGGTGATCATCCGATGATTGCGCTGTCACCATGGACAGTCAAAGAAACATTTGATGCTGCTGTCATGGCAGTTAATTATGCAGAACGGTTTCGTACGCCGGTAATTCTGCTCATGGATGAAATTATTGGTCATTTAAGAGAAAATGTACAGCTGCCTGAGACGGCTGAGCTAAATATTTATCCGCGCCGTAAACCTGTTAAAACAAGAGCTGAAGGATATGAACCATATAAACCTGAAGCTGATATGGTGCCTAATCCAGCCGATTTTGGTACAGGGTATCATATTCATGTGACAGGGCTTGTCCATGATTATACGGGATTTCCTTCGGGCAGTCCTGTAGTTACTGAAGAATTTATTGACAGACTGCATAAAAAAATTGCGATAGCACAAGATGAAATTACCCATTATGATGCCTTTTTTATGGATGATGCTGAATATGCTGTAGTATCATATGGCGGAGTAGCGCGCACAGCTTATGAAGCAGTAAGGCAGGCTCGCGAAAAGGGCTTGAAAGTAGGTATGATAAGGCTGATGACCATATGGCCGTTTGCCGATAAAATAATCAGAAAAACTGCTGACAAAGTAAAAGCGATATTAGTTCCGGAATTGAATTATGGGCAGCTGAAATATGAAGTTGAAAGAGCAGCTATGGGAAAATGCCCAATTAAACTGCTTGCTAAATATAATACAGAGATTTTTACTCCGACAGAAATTTTAACGGCAATTACGAGTTTAAAGGGGGAATTTTGA